One window from the genome of Salvia splendens isolate huo1 chromosome 9, SspV2, whole genome shotgun sequence encodes:
- the LOC121748776 gene encoding alpha-L-fucosidase 1-like, with product MQMIIMAKPHNFFHISTLLLLFQSAISWNDQTKVATPPLPIPPLPSYSQLKWQQREIIMFLHFGVNTFTDREWGTGLESPSVFNPTGLNASQWADAAAQAGISLMILTAKHHDGFCLWPSKYTDHSVIGSPWKNGKGDVVKEFVEAAKARGIDSGLYLSPWDRHDPRYGHDKLYNEYYLAQLQELLKGYGDVREIWFDGAKGSNAKNMSYYFNDWFSMVRELQSSINIFSDAGPDVRWVGDENGYAGSTCWSTINATSLSIGNATIISYLNSGDSKGTNWLPAECDVSIRTGWFWHKSQAPKKVSELLDIYYKSVGRNCVLLINVPPNTTGLISKGDVQRLKQFREAIDAIFSSNLAQNCLVKASSQRGGKNGGFEAKNVVDDDHLWTYWAPSEKEKGDYWIEFKSRSGKIKFNVIRIQEAIGLGQRVKKHEIYVDGIRVAKGTTIGHKRLHRLEKGVVHGYSVMIKIVKAKGLPLISSVGLHFDPFWNPNQGINGSINS from the exons ATGCAGATGATAATAATGGCTAAACCTCACAATTTCTTTCATATTTCCACATTGCTTTTGTTATTCCAATCAGCCATCTCATGGAATGATCAAACTAAAGTAGCAACACCACCTCTTCCAATTCCTCCATTGCCATCTTATTCCCAATTGAAATGGCAGCAGAGAGAGATCATAATGTTCCTCCATTTTGGTGTCAACACCTTCACCGATAGAGAATGGGGCACCGGGCTGGAAAGCCCGTCCGTGTTCAATCCAACGGGCCTCAACGCCAGCCAATGGGCCGATGCAGCTGCTCAAGCCGGCATCTCGTTGATGATTCTGACGGCCAAGCATCACGATGGATTCTGCTTGTGGCCTTCCAAATACACTGATCACTCTGTCATTGGAAGCCCTTGGAAGAATGGAAAAGGAGATGTGGTAAAAGAGTTTGTCGAGGCGGCCAAGGCCCGGGGAATCGATTCGGGCTTGTACCTTTCTCCGTGGGATCGCCATGACCCTAGATATGGACATGATAAGCTCTACAATGAGTACTATTTGGCTCAGTTACAAGAACTTCTCAAAgg ATATGGAGATGTTAGAGAGATATGGTTCGATGGAGCAAAAGGTTCAAATGCAAAAAACATGAGCTATTACTTCAACGATTGGTTTTCGATGGTGAGGGAACTGCAGAGCAGCATAAATATATTCTCGGACGCCGGCCCGGATGTCCGGTGGGTCGGAGATGAGAACGGATATGCCGGGAGCACATGCTGGTCCACCATCAATGCCACATCTCTATCAATTGGCAACGCAACCATTATTAG CTATCTCAACTCCGGCGACTCCAAAGGGACAAACTGGCTGCCGGCGGAATGCGATGTCTCTATTAGAACAGGTTGGTTTTGGCACAAATCACAAGCACCAAAAAAGGTTAGTGAACTACTCGATATCTACTACAAATCCGTCGGTAGAAATTGCGTTCTACTAATCAACGTTCCACCAAACACAACCGGTTTGATATCCAAAGGCGACGTACAAAGATTGAAACAATTTAGAGAAGCAATTGACGCCATATTTTCCTCAAATTTGGCTCAAAATTGTTTGGTCAAAGCGAGTAGCCAACGAGGTGGTAAGAATGGAGGTTTTGAGGCGAAAAATGTGGTGGACGACGATCATTTGTGGACATATTGGGCCCCGAGTGAGAAGGAGAAGGGAGATTATTGGATTGAGTTTAAATCAAGAAGTGGAAAGATCAAGTTTAATGTGATTAGGATACAAGAAGCTATTGGACTAGGGCAAAGGGTGAAGAAACACGAAATTTACGTGGACGGGATTAGGGTTGCTAAAGGAACTACAATTGGACACAAGAGGCTTCATAGATTGGAAAAGGGAGTTGTGCATGGATATAGTGTTATGATCAAGATTGTGAAAGCAAAGGGACTTCCTTTGATCTCTTCTGTTGGCCTACATTTTGATCCCTTTTGGAACCCTAATCAAGGGATTAATGGGTCCATtaatagttaa